In the genome of Pseudanabaena mucicola str. Chao 1806, the window TGTACAGGCTCCAAGTTCCCAATGGTCTCATTTTGAAAGCCGTTGGTGTAGCGGTAGGCTCACTATTTACCGTGATTTGCTCCACGGGTTTACTATCACTGACAGATCACAATATGAGCTTTATCAGCATCTTATTTGAGGCAACCTCTGCTTTTGCTACAGTTGGTCTATCCACAGGCATTACCAGTGCGTTGTCCCCCGCAGGTCGGCTGGTGATCATTGCGACGATGTATATCGGTCGAGTGGGTGTATTGCTATTGATGGCTGCGATATTTACCGATACCAAACCTAGTTTGATTAAATATCCTCAAGAGTCGATGTTAGTTGGATAATTTGGTTAGTGTTTATCAGCAAAGATAGCGCTAACATTTTTTGGACTTGGCATAAAGTAAAAAATTAAGGAAATTTCTGTGGATATCTCATCGTTAAGCTTTTTTCGGAGTCTCCGTCCCGAAAATAAACAGTTTGCAGTTATTGGTTTAGGTCGTTTTGGTCGATCCGTATGTTTCACCCTCGATCGCCTAGGGCTTGAGGTATTGGCTGCCGACAAAGATGAGGAGCGTGTCAGTCAACTCAGGGCTGAAAATTTGGCAGCCCATTGCATTCAACTAGATTCAACTAATCCCCTTGCCTTAAAAGAGTCAGGGATTTTAGAAATTGATACTGTAATTGTAGCGATCGGTAATTTTTTAGAAGAGAGTATCGTTACAACCCTAAATGTCAAGGAGGCAGGAGTTAATCATGTTGTGGCTAAGGCTTCATCAGAGGTACATGGGACTTTGCTGAAGAAAGTGGGCGCAGATCTAGTGGTTTATCCAGAAGCAGAAATGGGCTGTGCTTTAGCGCGATCGCTCACCCAAAGAGGGATCCTCGAACGATTTGAGCTAGATCCAGATAACAGCATTGTGGAAGTGATGGTTCCTGAAGAATTTGATGGGAAGACAATTTTAGACCTCAAGCTCCGTAGCCATTATGGAGTAAATGTGATTGCGGTTAGCCAAAATCAAAAGTTTGAAATTAATCCTGATCCTCATCAAAAGCTATCTAGAGGCTCAGCGATCGTGGTGATTGGTAGCAACAAAAATATTAGCCGCCTTCCCATTTCCTGTGATTTGTTTAATCCAGATGGTACATCGGTTACAACTCAGTTACCCTTACATCGCTCATCGGAAGTGAAACTCAAGTAGCTTTCCAAATTTGGCATTCTGGAAATACTCAAATTAATAGCAATACCTTCATCTTATTTAACGTCAGTTCGAGTTAAGCTTGCAAATTTTAAAAGTCCCAAAGTAAAAGCCTTGATTAGCAAGGCTTTTACTTTGGGACTTTGAGAGAGAGTTTGCGTAGCAAAACGTTTCCCAACCGAAGACTGGGAAACAATCCTCTACCTAGCTCGATTGAAAAATGCTTTATTCTGTGCTATTAATTACGCAAAAATTTACAGCAGCATGACTACTAATCTTGTCAAACCAATAGCAGAAAACTTTTGGAGTGAATATAACATTCGCCTAGAACCTTGGAGCATTGGCTATGATGCGCCTGTGAGTATTAATCCAGAAGAGATTCCCACCAGTGACAAGGTTAATACGGAAGTTGAAGTTGGTAATGGTGATTGGCAGCCAATCCGTAACGCGATCGCGCCAGAGCTTCCCAATCAGCTTTTATTTATCGATGGAAGATTGCGAATCGATGCTAATTTTCTAGGTCGGCGTGATGATGAGATTTTGTATGGAGCATTTGCCACAATTGCTGTAGGTGCAGTCCTTGTTGATCGCTCGATTAGCCGTGCTAAATGTATTGCCACCGAGGTGAAGCGGATTATTGCGATCGGCGGTAACTTAAATCCACCTGTCACCATCATTCCTGCGCCGATGAGTGGTCGAGGTGAGCTTAAATATGATTACTGCCTTACGAGTAGTAATAATGAAGCAGATACGCCTTCACAAATAGTGCAAAGTGCGATGCTTGATGAAGAACTTCGCATTGCCAACGAGCTATCTCTAAAAAAGGAACTAATTAAAGAAAATACCTTGATTGTGCGTGATGGTCCTTTGCTCTATCGCGTTTATCAAACCCCCTTCGAGACAATTGGCTATGTCAAAACAATGGGTAAAGCCTATTTAAGAGGAGACAATGCTCAAGTCTTGCGATCTCTTAAAGTTGGTGAACGCACACCAATTTTTCGGATTTCTAATAGCAAAGGATCTAATCTCAGTTGGTACTTGCGATCTGGGAGCAAAGATTTAAATTATAAAAAATTGGGCTATCACGATTTGCATGGTCTTGTTCGCATTGATCTCGATGGCAGCGTTTCCCTTGAGCGGGCAAAGGAGATCGCTGACCAAAGCACCTATTTAATTCCGCAATATGCTTCCCATCCTACCCGCGATCCTCGTGCGCCTCAAAACTTAACTCCCGTTGGTGCATTGGAGAAAGAACTAGGTAGAAGAATGGGTAGTCGTGAATTAATTTCACGGCGTTTACGCGATTTTCTAGCTGAATCTGCTTATAGTCCTATCATTGTCTAATAAGGGACTTGCGATTAATTAAAGTACCTACGGCTTCGACTTCGATCAGCCAATGTTAGCTGATCGAAGTCGAAGCCATACAAACTCGGTAGTCCCTTTTTTCTCGTCAAGTTCCTTACTTGCTTGAAAAACGGTATAGGATGGCTATAAGCATACTTTTTCAATTACCAGAAACTATCTGACAATCGGTAGTTCGTTCCAGTTTGAGGTGTAACGAGGCGATCGCTGACTGGATTTCGTTTGCCAAGATTTAGTAAGTCCAGTACCTGCAAAAATTAACGTATCTCGCCCAAACTTTTGGTTAATCAGATCTAAGTATTGCATTAGTCTTTGAGAACGTTCTGTGTCTTCAACAGATTTTTCTGCCAATAAGTCTCCCTGAATATTGTTTTCGGATACTAGCCCTAATCCTATGACCCCTGCTTTTTTGAATTGGTAACCAACGCGGAAAATCTTTTCGGTACTCTGCATAGCCACCAATATTAGTTCTCTTGTGTCGTTAGAGGCGATCGCTAAATTAACGGTTAGGGAATTGCTATAAAATTCTCCTCGAAAGGGTGAACTTCTCGCAAAAATTGTTAATGCTGTTGCTGCTTGTTTTTGCTTCCTCAGTTTGGTGGCTAAGCGACTAGTAAAAGTCGAGATTGCTTCTTGAAGTTCCTTGATGTCTGTAATACCATGACTAAAGGATCTTGATACACAGGTCGTTTGTTTGGGATTTGGACATAGTTCTAGGGATAAACAGGATTTGCCCGCTAGTTCCATTTGTATTCTCACGCCGATGATACCCATCTTTTGGCGCAGTTCTCCTATATCCATTTCACGCAATTTCAACGCATTATCAATCCCTCTACTAACTAGCCATTTTTCTTGTTGTTTACCTATTCCCCAAATCTCTCTTACTGGAGTTGTCTCCAATATTCTGTCAGGGTTTTGACATTCATAGAAGCTAAATATTCCTTTGGGCGATCGCTTAGCGATATGGTTTGTGAGTTTGGCTAAGGTTTTGGTTGGAGCAATGCCGATAGAGATCGGCAGACCTAACCATTGCTTTACCCTTTGTCTGATCTGTTGGGCATAGTCTAGATCATGGGGCAATCCCGTGAGATTCAGAAATGCTTCGTCTATTGAGTAGATTTCTATCTCTGCCGCAAATTGTGCCAAAATTTCCATCACTCTTTGGGACAGGTCGCCATAGAGTTCATAGTTAGACGATAGGGTAATGATGTCGTGTTTGGCGATCTCTTTAGCAATCTTAAATACTGGTACTCCCATGCCTATTCCTAGGGCTTTAACTTCAGCCGATCTTGCCACCACACATCCATCATTGTTACTAAGCACAACGACGGGTTTTCCCTCGAGTTTGGGATTAAATACTCGTTCACAGGATACATAGAAGTTATT includes:
- a CDS encoding potassium channel family protein, coding for MDISSLSFFRSLRPENKQFAVIGLGRFGRSVCFTLDRLGLEVLAADKDEERVSQLRAENLAAHCIQLDSTNPLALKESGILEIDTVIVAIGNFLEESIVTTLNVKEAGVNHVVAKASSEVHGTLLKKVGADLVVYPEAEMGCALARSLTQRGILERFELDPDNSIVEVMVPEEFDGKTILDLKLRSHYGVNVIAVSQNQKFEINPDPHQKLSRGSAIVVIGSNKNISRLPISCDLFNPDGTSVTTQLPLHRSSEVKLK
- a CDS encoding Y-family DNA polymerase — its product is MLSAPCLALVDCNNFYVSCERVFNPKLEGKPVVVLSNNDGCVVARSAEVKALGIGMGVPVFKIAKEIAKHDIITLSSNYELYGDLSQRVMEILAQFAAEIEIYSIDEAFLNLTGLPHDLDYAQQIRQRVKQWLGLPISIGIAPTKTLAKLTNHIAKRSPKGIFSFYECQNPDRILETTPVREIWGIGKQQEKWLVSRGIDNALKLREMDIGELRQKMGIIGVRIQMELAGKSCLSLELCPNPKQTTCVSRSFSHGITDIKELQEAISTFTSRLATKLRKQKQAATALTIFARSSPFRGEFYSNSLTVNLAIASNDTRELILVAMQSTEKIFRVGYQFKKAGVIGLGLVSENNIQGDLLAEKSVEDTERSQRLMQYLDLINQKFGRDTLIFAGTGLTKSWQTKSSQRSPRYTSNWNELPIVR